The following proteins are encoded in a genomic region of Opisthocomus hoazin isolate bOpiHoa1 chromosome 4, bOpiHoa1.hap1, whole genome shotgun sequence:
- the IGSF10 gene encoding immunoglobulin superfamily member 10, which translates to MIPGLGWHVNAVPGKCRLSHSPKAIYLAGRLIQPLCRHGAWEGYNSLLKLTETDFSGLEKLELLMLHSNEINAIPDKAFRDLYSLQVLKMSYNKVRVLQQDVFNGLKSLVQLHMDHNRIEFVNPNIFYGLTSLRLVHLKGNLLKQLHPDTFVTLRYNQIFKISFMKHIYLSNNALTSLPQEVFSYMSELESIYLHGNPWSCDCSLQWFAEWARERADVIKCKKDRSSGAQLCPVCASPKNREGKSLVDVPSASLTCTKPAIQDSLKFKNLTVPDDGDFHSVSPKDFTAPIGSVVLNMTDQTGRRGDLVCNVQNPKEMSPISFDTSGNSTVLKASFSASLVCGINYEHIQQLWSILALYSSSPLKLERDSLATNVPFVSYKYKQIYSDKDELFTNTEAELRADPSWLMQSKVALQLDRTATTLNTLHIQYFTDARIVLPSGEENQARNSWTIISRDSRTQTEHTVLVGGTVELECQATGEPAPAVEWILADGSKVRAPYLSEDGRIMVVKTGTFMLRTADTFDTGLYHCIGTNYDDADTLTFRITVVDPYVEHNSVNGAQLSTFVGSTLYLPCTSTAVPDAAISWVLPERVVLHHSVRNRHIFDNGTLRIQGVTERDSGYFRCVAANQYGVDLLVFQVLVRKDKTTLKKKHVAVGEWEEGDGSGNAVLASAATQTHPSAAPATPTAGWESAASASRNKVAQSARTRSSYGRMTSRHYWDKASRRFGGHRRQFVSSARRIDPQRWAAFLEKTKRNMTSVEKQGEAATKPPTQVHKLSEVREDEEETSGDLASPEEEFMMPVRGTAMVPAPVTAGPELPASSTMAGKAAPLPPPLAPSASRDSRRPQTDPKPAIANSWERADLRQISANGINQSAVSNGVSRTSTLFPAGQRLGQSGEGDNQHLKSVSTTSTTEVTATSESVTSQSAVDKLHAFTESPDKISTKTDHQVPVATVSEPSPEAGHVYSHSTQKQVSPKPLLASAHQQVQVIQDVTTRTPQAQQQYGRRRKISGRRRIVRPGRIPGVKEHRYSSGRPGSVSGSAAGDVQLNMKYVSNLPALNNLSSSINPFSPEAPLSSASTTNMPLEPPAGTQQNTAFLSENNATVRQNATTTAVPLTPKGTQDTPQWKSESSAPFRTNAEGVQPSSIKLPTRAIPTAHTASELKCIISIRTSPALESVSPSIKPTTSARNSQRGEITWEHLFGNGAQKEVLKELPKPQTDVFPPTEVSATLPKTTAALPVPKMPPLHLTPVSTGGNHCSAFFSADKPIQHGSGQSDEHLPAAGPRSSSSPAATGTKGMDATGLKPTVPPSITPQTDTKITRSKVHRVGRKRGQRRRRPPKAQTSQSTTAGHGTAAIPSAGTTALVVTAARSSAAPASPSPVTPLSESLGTVPEPERPVLRTPSPAESAQPTPAAGVLVPVGPGTPRSAQSAPLPPGSCAAPSPTAPVPATPRVSEPFRATSARPAVVCAASALEPTQQGEATMTTGGKSHPKTEKRVTQEPRAMQPTLPAGTKPGAPAATPDMAAPSARHPTPLPAPAAAVTAARMAGTTVPPRGEAKLWPKPSPAGTERGGSPPTVSRTTIPTSAQRATPRAPLRGRDEDSSVMGWAGQRQGQETTTVNPAALGPVSRNHFAKPTIIGGKLAAFTVLADSDAFIPCEATGNPRPTIQWTKISPGPDAREGRGDGRWTVLANGTLSIARAGLADRGQYLCMAANAHGVARLLATLSVVAYPPRIAGGRRQLLTAISGKPVALACRAEGRPPPAISWVLANATQVSGSSAGTGKVHVEPDGTLVIKEVTVYDRGLYTCTAKNPAGTDTLAVKLQVIAAPPAILEEKRQRVEGTVGGDLHLPCTVEGNPQPSVHWVLSDGTVVKPLQLVNAKLFLFSNGTLHLSSIAPADSGNYECIATSSTGSERRVVNLVVEHRDTLPRIAAASQEVTRLNFGDRLLLNCTATGEPKPRIIWRLPSKAVVDQWHR; encoded by the exons ATGATACCCGGGCTGGGCTGGCACGTGAACGCCGTTCCCGGGAAGTGTCGGCTGTCACACAGTCC GaaggccatctacctggctggtCGATTAATCCAACCCCTGTGTCGCCACGGGGCATGGGAGGG CTACAACAGCTTGCTTAAACTCACCGAAACAGATTTTTCTGGCCTGGAGAAACTGGAGTTACTGATGCTGCACAGCAATGAGATAAACGCGATCCCTGATAAGGCATTCCGTGATTTATACTCATTACAG GTCTTAAAAATGAGTTACAACAAGGTCAGAGTACTTCAGCAGGATGTTTTTAATGGTCTCAAGAGCTTGGTACAGTTGCACATGGATCACAATAGAATAGAATTTGTCAATCCCAACATTTTCTACGGACTCACGTCGCTGAGGTTGGTCCACTTGAAAGGAAATTTACTTAAGCAGCTTCATCCAGATACTTTCGTCACCTTGCGCTATaaccaaatatttaaaatatccttCATGAAGCACATATATTTGTCTAACAACGCGCTGACTTCACTACCACAAGAAGTGTTTTCCTACATGTCTGAGCTGGAGAGCATTTACCTTCATGGAAACCCGTGGTCCTGTGACTGCAGCCTCCAGTGGTTTGCAGAATGGGCAAGAGAGAGAGCAG atGTTATAAAGTGCAAAAAAGACAGAAGTTCCGGTGCCCAGCTATGCCCAGTTTGTGCTAGTCCCAAAAACCGTGAGGGGAAAAGCTTAGTGGATGTTCCTTCTGCATCTTTAACCTGCACTAAGCCAGCCATACAGGACTCCCTGAAATTTAAAAACCTCACGGTGCCAGATGATGGGGATTTTCATTCCGTGTCTCCCAAGGACTTCACCGCTCCCATAGGATCCGTGGTTTTGAACATGACTGACCAAACAGGAAGGCGCGGTGACTTGGTCTGCAACGTCCAGAACCCGAAAGAAATGTCTCCCATCTCCTTTGACACCAGTGGCAACAGTACAGTGCTCAAAGCATCGTTCTCAGCATCCCTTGTGTGTGGCATCAATTATGAACACATCCAGCAGCTGTGGAGCATACTGGCACTGTACAGCAGTTCTCCCTTAAAACTGGAAAGGGACAGCCTAGCAACTAACGTGCCTTTCGTTAGTTACAAATATAAACAAATCTACTCCGACAAAGATGAGCTTTTCACCAACACAGAGGCTGAACTGAGAGCTGACCCATCTTGGTTAATGCAAAGCAAAGTGGCATTGCAGCTAGACAGGACAGCGACCACACTGAACACACTGCACATCCAGTACTTCACTGATGCTCGGATTGTTTTGCCCAGCGGTGAGGAAAACCAGGCGAGAAACAGCTGGACCATCATCTCCAGGGACAGCAGAACACAAACGGAGCACACTGTTCTAGTTGGGGGGACAGTAGAACTGGAGTGCCAAGCGACTGGGGAGCCAGCTCCTGCCGTGGAGTGGATATTGGCCGATGGGAGCAAAGTGAGAGCTCCGTATCTCAGCGAGGATGGCAGGATCATGGTAGTTAAGACTGGAACATTCATGTTACGGACAGCCGACACCTTTGACACTGGGCTTTATCACTGCATAGGCACCAATTACGACGACGCAGACACTCTCACATTTAGAATTACTGTGGTTGATCCTTACGTGGAACACAACAGTGTAAATGGAGCCCAACTCTCTACGTTTGTTGGCAGCACACTGTACCTTCCCTGCACGTCCACTGCTGTTCCAGATGCTGCCATTAGTTGGGTGTTGCCTGAGCGTGTGGTTCTTCATCATTCTGTAAGAAACAGACATATTTTTGACAACGGTACCTTGAGAATACAAGGGGTAACAGAGCGAGACAGTGGCTATTTCAGATGTGTTGCAGCCAACCAGTACGGCGTTGATCTTTTGGTTTTCCAAGTGCTAGTTAGAAAGGACAAAACCACTCTGAAGAAAAAGCACGTAGCTGTAGGAGAATGGGAAGAGGGCGATGGCTCCGGCAATGCAGTGCTGGCCTCTGCTGCGACACAGACACATCCTTCAGCTGCCCCAGCTACCCCGACAGCTGGTTGGGAATCCGCTGCCTCGGCATCCAGGAACAAGGTCGCACAGAGCGCGCGCACAAGGAGCAGCTACGGGAGAATGACTTCCAGGCACTACTGGGACAAAGCAAGCAGGCGGTTCGGAGGACACAGAAGACAGTTTGTTTCCTCAGCCAGGAGAATCGATCCACAGCGCTGGGCAGCCtttttggaaaaaacaaagaggaacATGACATCGGTAGAAAAACAAGGAGAAGCTGCAACAAAACCGCCTACTCAAGTCCATAAGCTCTCAGAAGTacgtgaggatgaggaggagacatCCGGTGATCTCGCATCTCCAGAAGAAGAATTCATGATGCCAGTAAGAGGGACAGCCATGGTGCCCGCGCCGGTGACGGCAGGGCCCGAGCTGCCGGCGAGCAGCACCATGGCTGGGAAAGCAGCTCCCCTGCCCCCTCCTCTTGCTCCATCTGCGTCACGTGACAGCAGACGGCCACAAACGGATCCAAAACCTGCAATTGCAAACTCGTGGGAGAGAGCTGATTTACGCCAAATATCAGCAAATGGTATAAACCAATCAGCTGTATCAAACGGAGTGAGCAGAACATCGACCCTCTTCCCTGCTGGGCAGAGGTTGGGGCAGTCTGGGGAAGGCGATAACCAGCATTTAAAGTCTGTATCTACGACATCCACGACAGAGGTTACAGCCACCAGCGAGTCCGTAACTTCCCAAAGCGCAGTGGACAAGCTACATGCTTTTACTGAGTCTCCTGATAAGATTTCCACCAAAACGGATCACCAGGTACCTGTAGCGACAGTCAGTGAACCAAGTCCTGAAGCTGGTCACGTTTATTCCCATAGTACTCAGAAACAAGTAAGTCCTAAGCCACTGCTGGCCTCAGCTCATCAGCAAGTTCAGGTTATTCAGGACGTTACAACTCGTACACCCCAGGCCCAGCAGCAATATGGAAGGCGAAGGAAAATTTCTGGTAGGAGACGAATTGTTAGACCAGGACGTATTCCAGGTGTGAAGGAGCACAGATACAGTTCTGGGAGGCCAGGCTCTGTCAGCGGGAGTGCAGCTGGAGATGTTCAACTGAATATGAAATATGTATCAAATTTGCCAGCCTTAAATAATTTAAGCAGCTCCATCAACCCATTTAGCCCAGAAGCACCCCTGTCCTCCGCCTCTACCACGAATATGCCATTGGAGCCCCCAGCGGGTACTCAGCAAAACACAGCATTCCTCAGCGAAAACAATGCTACTGTAAGGCAAAACGCCACTACGACAGCCGTGCCTCTCACGCCAAAGGGCACCCAAGATACTCCTCAATGGAAATCAGAGAGCAGTGCTCCGTTTCGGACAAACGCTGAGGGAGTCCAACCTTCTAGCATCAAACTACCAACAAGGGCAATCCCCACGGCTCACACTGCTTCAGAACTTAAATGCATCATAAGCATTAGGACATCGCCTGCCCTTGAATCAGTCTCACCCAGCATTAAGCCTACAACCTCAGCAAGAAATTCCCAAAGAGGAGAAATTACTTGGGAACATCTCTTTGGAAATGGTGCACAAAAAGAGGTTCTGAAGGAGCTGCCCAAACCACAGACAGATGTGTTCCCACCAACAGAGGTATCGGCCACGCTTCCTAAAACTACAGCAGCGTTACCTGTGCCCAAAATGCCTCCTTTGCACCTTACGCCCGTTTCAACAGGTGGGAATCACTGCAgtgctttcttctctgcagacAAACCCATTCAGCACGGCAGTGGTCAGTCAGACGAACACCTTCCCGCTGCAGGACCGCGTTCTTCCTCCAGCCCTGCGGCTACTGGGACCAAAGGAATGGATGCAACAGGTCTGAAGCCAACAGTTCCACCTAGTATTACTCCTCAGACTGACACCAAAATCACCAGAAGTAAAGTACACAGGGTGGGAAGAAAGAGGGGTCAGAGGAGGAGGCGGCCCCCTAAAGCACAGACTTCGCAGAGCACGACTGCAGGCCACGGCACCGCTGCGATTCCCTCCGCGGGCACTACTGCACTCGTCGTGACGGCAGCCAGGTCGTCAGCTGCGCCTGCAAGTCCCTCACCTGTGACACCTCTCTCCGAGAGCCTGGGCACAGTCCCAGAGCCCGAAAGGCCAGTGCTGCGGACCCCGAGCCCCGCAGAGTCAGCCCAACCCACGCCTGCAGCAGGCGTGCTGGTGCCCGTGGGCCCTGGCACACCGCGGAGCGCCCAatcggccccgctcccgcccggcagctgcgctgcccccagccccaccgcgcCCGTCCCAGCCACACCACGGGTCTCGGAGCCGTTCCGCGCCACAAGCGCTCGGCCCGCTGTGGTCTGCGCAGCGTCTGCGCTGGAGCCCACCCAGCAGGGCGAAGCCACCATGACGACAGGTGGAAAATCACACCCGAAAACGGAGAAGAGAGTTACCCAAGAGCCCCGCGCCATGCAGCCCACGCTCCCAGCAGGAACCAAGCCAGGGGCTCCTGCTGCGACCCCGGACATGGCCGCTCCCAGCGCTCGGCATCccaccccgctgccagccccagcagcggcCGTGACAGCCGCGCGTATGGCAGGAACCACCGTGCCTCCACGGGGGGAAGCCAAGCTGTGGCCGAAGCCGTCTCCCGCGGGCACGGAGAGAGGCGGCAGCCCGCCCACGGTCAGCAGGACGACCATCCCGACGTCAGCCCAGCGCGCGACTCCGCGGGCCCCTCTGCGGGGAAGGGATGAGGACAGCTCTGTCATGGGCTGGGCTGGACAGAGACAGGGCCAAGAAACCACCACCGTCAACCCTGCAGCCTTGGGCCCTGTAAGCAGAAATCATTTTGCAAAGCCCACGATAATTGGAGGAAAATTGGCTGCTTTCACTGTGCTAGCTGATTCGGATGCTTTTATTCCTTGCGAAGCTACTGGTAACCCCCGTCCAACCATACAGTGGACCAAGATCTCGCCAG GGCCCGATGCTCGGGAGGGCCGAGGTGACGGCAGATGGACGGTGCTGGCCAACGGCACGCTCTCCATCGCCCGGGCGGGCCTGGCGGACCGCGGGCAGTACCTGTGCATGGCGGCCAACGCGCACGGCGTGGCGCGGCTGTTGGCTACACTGTCGGTTGTGGCCTACCCGCCGCGCATCGCCGGCGGCAGGAGGCAGCTCCTCACCGCGATCTCCGGGAAGCCCGTGGCACTGGCGTGCAGAGCTGAGGGCCGGCCTCCCCCCGCCATCTCCTGGGTTCTGGCCAACGCAACGCAAGTCTCCGGCTCTTCTGCAGGAACCGGCAAAGTCCACGTGGAACCAGACGGCACCTTAGTTATCAAGGAAGTCACTGTTTACGACAGGGGCCTCTACACATGCACAGCCAAAAACCCAGCGGGCACTGACACGCTGGCTGTAAAACTGCAGGTCATTGCGGCACCTCCTGCTATTCTGGAAGAGAAGAGACAACGTGTTGAGGGAACGGTGGGGGGGGATCTGCACCTCCCTTGCACCGTGGAAGGGAACCCTCAGCCCAGCGTCCACTGGGTCCTTTCCGACGGCACAGTGGTGAAACCTCTGCAGCTGGTAAACGCGAAACTGTTCCTCTTCTCTAACGGTACGCTCCACCTCAGCAGCATCGCCCCTGCCGACAGTGGGAATTACGAGTGCATAGCCACCAGCTCGACGGGCTCGGAACGGAGGGTGGTGAACCTCGTGGTGGAGCACAGAGATACGCTTCCAAGAATAGCTGCCGCCTCCCAGGAAGTGACTCGGCTGAATTTTGGGGATAGGTTGCTTCTGAACTGCACGGCGACTGGGGAGCCAAAGCCCAGGATCATCTGGAGGTTACCCT